Genomic DNA from Gossypium hirsutum isolate 1008001.06 chromosome A01, Gossypium_hirsutum_v2.1, whole genome shotgun sequence:
GGTCAGAAAGTTCCATAATAAAATTTGCCGGATAATTTCTTTCACTCATATATGATCAAGCTAGCCAATTAAAACCTCAAGTTTTAGAAGATTAAAAGCTAAAAATCGTTAGTTATATAAACACAAATAATATACATACTAATTCGTCAAAGACGGTACCTGATATACGTCAGAGCCCATGATCACAGAGTCTTCTATGATTGCTCCATCTCTAATTTTCGTCCTCATTCCAACCACTGTACTTTTGATCTTGCACCTCTATTCTTACAATGTGTCAAAATGATGATTCAGAAACAAATGAAAACTGGATTCAGATTAAGAAACCAAACACAAAAAAACCAAAATGATTTCTGCACCAAAGGCATGCATATTTTTCTACTAGAAACGCTTATGATCAAATTTTAGAGAGAGGTTGGAGAGTCCTCCAGAAAATTTTATACTTACGTTGAGAATGCAACCATCTCCAATCACACTATCTGTTATCATGGCATCATTTACGACGGTAGGAGGGAGATTTCGAGGTATAGTATAGACTGGAGAATCTCGATCACAGAAGCTGCTATcaaagaatttatatatatatatatataaagttcgTATTAGTTTATTAGTCTACATATTCATTATTTTAAGTGAAATATTCAGTTCGACGATGCAATAATAGCATTATTTCTACTTTCAGGCTTCCATAGGTAAGTAAAGTACTAACTTGTATCCCGTGTTTAGTTTCTTTATGCATTCCATATTTGCTTGGTAAAATGCTTCAATGCTCCTCATGTCCTCCCAATAGCCTTCAAACAGATATGCCTCAACCTGTCCCATAAGCAAAAGGACAAGATCGTCATTCATTGACTTTTTTGAAACTATGTGGTTAAATTAATGCATTTATTTGTATACACAATTAGTAAGTCCGAGGACCTTCATTCCGAGAGATAGTGCACCTCGTATCACTTCAGTCCCAAAGTCCATTGCCTTGGGGAAATGATTATTCAGAAGATTTACCATTGTAGCTCTATTGATGAGGTAGATTCCCATACTTGGAATATAACTATAACTAGAGTCATTGCATCTGGTCAAAGTTTCAGCCTGAAACCAATTTTCACAAGTTCTGCTCAAGGAAATTTTAGTAATTGTAATTATGTGACATCAAAATGAGAGAAAAGCAAAGTTCACGAAGACAGCTTACGACTGCATAGTTCACGGGTTCTTTATTTGACTTCAAACTATACTGCATGACTTGATTTTCCGTATTTATTTTCAGTACACCAACACCTTGGTCTTGATCTCTCTTGGTAATACCATTTGAAGCAACAATAGTTATGTCGGATTTTCTGTTGCGATGGGATTCTATCACCTTTTGGTAGTCCATTTTATAGAGATGATGGCCAGGAAGGACCAGAAACTCCGCTACTGGATACTCTTCTAGGACCCATAGGCATCTTCTTATAGCATCAGCTGTTCCCTGGTGTTGAGAAAAAATATAAGTGCAAGTCACGAAATCGTGCCTATGTTGACAACTGTTACTGCTTTAATACATGAACGTGCTACAGGTGTGTGCCTTGCACAACAATTCAAAGCATTGAATTTATTATTGTAGTTTTACTATATACAATATGATTCAGTACACCGCTGTGTAATACCTGAAACCAACCCAGATCTTCAGGGCTCTGATATGCTGCAATTACTTCGACAAACCCTTCTTTCCCAAGACTTGCTCCAGAATAGGCTCTTGACAGATGGGAATTGAGAGAAGTAGAGTTGAATTGTGTGAGAGCATAAATCTTATTTATGTTGCTGTTAATGCAGTTGCTAACAACTGCATCAATGAGTCTGTAGTTAGATGCTATGGGAATAGCCCCTTCTGATCTTCTCTTTGTCAATGGGTAAAGCCTTGACTCTGATCCGTCTCCAAATACTATTGCAGCAACACTCTGCCATTGGATGAggcaaaattattttatagaaacACGTTCGGTAACAAACAATACACATTGGATTAAAAGCAATAAGAAATATGGAAATATTCAATGAGTTAAGATCCCAACATAAAATGTATAAGAAGGATGGACCTGATTTACTGGTGGTTGGTGCAAAATAGGATTCGGAATTTGATGCGAGTTGAATATGGATGCTTTCGGGAACTTAGAAGGAAGCTTTGGTGAGTACTTGTGATCATAACGACCCAATCCTGGAATAAGGAAATGTTTCGCCTGGACATTTACTGGGGTACCAGAGGAAGAAAACTGCAATGTCATCATCAGAGAAGTCTGTGGCATGCAAGCAGCCAGAGTTTGTGACTTAATAAATAGAGAAAACAATAAGAGAATAATttgctttcttcttcttcatgtCTAGCGCAGATTGATCTGCCTTGCATGGCTAGTTTTTGTtgatcacacacacacacatatatcattCTATTCAAGTATGACTTTGCTTGGCAATGCCGCATTCATACACATTTAAAAGGCAGGAGACCAGCTAAAATTATGCATAAAAGATCTTGGTACAATATTATTGACATGACTTGGGTTCTACTCTTCTGGCATATACTTTTTCCTTTATTCTTTCGGTTGCTATGAATTTAAAGGAAAGGAATCAAATACCCTTGTCACATCGGATATTCCAAAATTAGCCAATCTGCTATTGCGGTTGCCTGAGGTTCACTATCAGAACACGCAGGGTTAGGGATACGGTCTCTGCAGTAACCTGGCACGGTGCTTCTTTCCCAGGTGTATTTTTATACTTGTCACTTCTAATATTAATACTATACTTCTACTGCTTAATTCAAAAGTATCATGCTTGAATTTGATGCATATCTAATCGACATCTCAGGTGCTTCTTTCCCAGGTGTATTTTTATACTTGTCACTTCTAATATTAATACTATACTTCTACTGCTTAATTCAAAAGTATCATGCTTGAATTTGATGCATATCTAATCGACATCTCAGGAGTTGATCCGCGCTCTACTTGCATGCTCTTTATTTTGTTTGCTTCCAATCTCTAATAGAGGTCTGCCAACCATCAACTTTGATCAATAGTTTGCATAACCCTCCTTTGCTCTTGTCTCGCTTATCGCTATTAGTTTCTAATTCTTCCGTGTCGTGCAAAAATGGCTGGTGCATGGGAATCAAAGCCTTGCCTTTCCCATTCAGCAACACTACTGCACTGTAGAATTTGCTTTGTTTTGGTTTGCTGACACACTGTTTGGCATCTAACCATCATCCACATGCATTACAATTTGCATAGGCAACCATTTGCATGTTTAGGGATATGACTTGGGAGACCAAGCCCATACCAACAATACCTTGTAGAATAAATTTTAAGACGTTAACTCtaatcttctttttttaattatcaaataaatatatgtcACAAGTCTTTCACTGCATTAGACTAAGCCTTCGACACTACTACCCTGGGCAACAAAAGAGCTCGTTGCCATTTATTATTGCGCAGGCAATTCCTTACAGATAATAACTAACAAACATAACAACGAAAAAGGTCACTGACCACAATACTACAACTACATCAAGAAGGCACTGCTTTAAATCAACCTGAAGTTGAAACAGCTTCATCATAATTTTCTGCTTCTTCCTCAGTAAAACTGGGAGCTTTTGGAATCAGTCCAAGGATTTTGAACATGACTTGATCAGCATCATAATCATTGTTAGGAGTTGTCAATAGCTTCTCACCAGTGAAGATAGAATTTGCACCAGCAAGGAAACATAATGCCTGCTCTGGCATAGAGAACCGAACTCTGCCAGCTGACAACCTGACCATTGATTTCGGCATCACTATTCGAGCAGTGGCAATCATCCGAATCATCTCCCATATTTCCACTGGCTGAACAAGTGATAAGAAATATTAATTAAGCCACTCATTCTCAAACTCACTAAATAATTCTAATGCACAACCCAAACATAAGGTGTAAACTTAATCTATTTCAATTTCACTGCATTTACAATCCACACCAATATTGAATAACTATAAGATGCTTGCACACAGATTTCCACTCATCTTTACAACTAGACTGCTGGCTTATGCTGCTCCAGCTCTTCATTATCCATTAAGTTGCCCCACACGTCAGATTGATAAGGGTATGCAGGTCCAACCATCCAAATTTATGAAAAAGCACTTTAGAAATTTGGATATACATGAGTCGAACACGCACCCTAATTCGATACACTTTCATGTCCAGTTAATGCAAAGTGCTAGCATATCCAAAACCATAAGCAAATGATGCCTTTTGAAAGTAAGAATGTAAAAACTGGTGATGGTGCCTAAAACTATATACATATCAGATactttattaaaaagaaaaaagcttCAAGCTGTAGTGGTGAATGTGGACTAAAACAAAGGGAGGAAAGAACCAAATGACAGAGCAGCACCTGTAGCATTCAAGAGTGCAGAGCTTTAGAGTGAGCAAGACAAAGGTTAGAGATGCAATCTAGAAATATCCTAGTTCCATTTTTCTCTCTGATGAAAGAAATGTTCTGTATCAAATATGAAGTTTGCTCAAAACAAGAACAAATGGGTTGAAACAAGTAGATAGAGGAAAACAAGTGTAAACAAGAGGAAGCAAATTGGCAGGAGAACTTATACTATCTTCTTTCAAAATTTAACTTGGAACTTCATTCCAAAGAAGAAACGTCCGAACACTGCCTCAGACAGCAGAGGTCCTCAATTACATTGAATCAACCAAAAAATATACTAAAACCATAAGGAATCAAACAGAAAAACAACCAATAAAGTTACAAAACACAGTTTTATGGACTGCAAACTGTTGACTTCTATCTTCACTAAACAAAGAGTTTTATTGACCGAGTGAAAGTTGTTCACTTGCATTTTTATTACAAGATAGCACAAAAGTCTTACTGGTGCAAACATCATCGAATCTGTACTTAGTGGTACCATTATAGCAATAAAGATGAAAacaaggaaagagaaaaaaagaacaaTGAAACGAGTTCCAATGCCAGTGTTGCACATTATCTGTCGAGGTTAGAATTACCTTTTGATCTTGAAGAGGTGTGCCTTTCACCGCAACCAAGGCATTAATGGGAACACTCTCTGGGTGAGTGGGGAGTGTAGCCAATGTGTGCAATAAACCAACCCGGTCCTCTACTGCTTCTCCAAGCCCTATAATGCCCCTGTTAAAAAGTTAAGTAAATTAGCATTATTTCACTTAgaagaaaatataattaatattcatTAGATAAAACTCAGGATATATATAGAAGCTTAATGATAAAGCTTATCCAGAGGTTAACGTAGCATTGTTAAATTTACTCAAAAGGATTTTAAAAGACAAAAGTGCCAAACAAGAAACCCAGTTGCGAATTTCCTGCCACTCCACATAAATAACCAACTAAAACAGTTTTTCTCAACAGGAAGATAATAAAGAAGATAAAGAAGCTTGGATATTATTGACTTATAGGGCTAAATGACTAGATAACAAATCATATGGTGAGAGAATGCTTTCAGTTATGATATATTATAGTGTTTAACCAATCACCTGAACAGACATTAATTCCTGCTTCACGGACAtgttgaagggtttccaaccgcTCATCATAGGTTCTTGTTGTAATAATGTTGGGATAATATTCTTTTGAAGTATCGAGATTATGGTTGTAAGCTGTAAGACCTGCCTTCTTAAGTTCAAGTGCTTGCTGCTTCTCCAGCATGCCCAAAGTGCAACACACCTCCATCCCCATATCCCTGGTAAACAATAGACACTTCAAATGTTGTTTGACTTTTgatggaaaaatgaaaaaagaccTTAGAGACAAATATTAATTAGAGCAATGGCATGatcaaaacatttgaaaatggaagaaaaagaagaagaaaatcttTAAAGAATGCTGTTCACAACATAATAACCTCAGCATTCTATGaaatacacacacacacatatatactactatttatgaaaagaaaataaagtttacaaaTGTTTTTTCACTGAAGATTGTGGGTGTTTTTCAGATTTTCATGCGGAAGACAAGCATGTTACCAATTGTTTTAATAACTTCACAGAATCAAGTTCACTTGAAATGTATGCTATAAGCTAGGTAACAAAAGTCGCATCATAAAAAACAATTATTTGAGCTCTGACTTTCACTATAAGCAATCTAACATCAATGATGCATTATTACCTAATTTCTTTTACATATTCAAGAATTTGGTTGAAGTTAGTTTTCCTTCGGACTGTGTCTCTCCATGCTGCACCCATGCAAAAGCGTGTACTACCAGCCTCTTTAGCCTGCCGAAAATATACAAATCACTAATACCATGCTACAAGAAGTATAATTCACACAAATCATGGCTCAAAGTACATTATATAGCAGTTTATACATATTCTATGAGGAGGAGCGGAAGACAGTAAGAAACTAACCTAGTGCAGGTATAAGAATTCTATTATGTCCTCCATGTAAAAGTTTCCTACTACATCAGTTAATAACTTGACTAAATGCCCATGAAACAAGAAAAAAGTGGAGAGTAATGCTTTCCccagaaaaggaaaagaagaaggtcccttattaactcaaaatttgtcAGTACGTAACCAGAAAAGAGCACAGTGAGGCAGTTAGGGTGCACCGCACAAGCATTAAATTGCAAAGTGGTGATAAACGTCTTACATTGCAAAGTTAAATTGCAATACCAATTTATGGAAAAAGGGAATACAATGCAATCTATGAATACTAATTCAAAACTAGAAGCCCCTACTAGTTTCAGCAATGATGAGAAAGATTGGAATacaaaaatgaaacttaaaagaaaagaaaaaaaggtggtAACCTGTTTAGCTGCCTGCATAACGGCATCCTTCGTCATGAGCTTCTGGGGCTTTAGGCCAGTATGGTACCTAGAGGATTGAGGGCAATAGGAACAATCCTCACTACATCCACCAGTCTTGATTGAGAGGAGAGTACACTGCTGCACCTCTCTGAAGTTATGAGCATATCTGTGAACTTGAGCCTAGGATGAAGTAGATAAGATTTAGAGCCATGTGTCACAGATAAGATGTAAAAATAAGAAGAGGAAAGGAAGAGAAGGAGACGGACTCCATGGAAAAGGAGATCAAGAAGGGGAGAATGGTAGATGGAGTCGATCTGTTGGCGAGTCCAGTCGTTCCTAGGGCCTTCCCGGATAGTTCTCTCAGCTTCAACAGCCGCAGCCGATGCAGTGGAAGAAGAATAGTAGTAACTACAGCTTCTCACCACCAACTTGGTAGTAGTAAGGGATCGAATGGacaacatttttctctttttgggGGAAGGCCCAAGCTAAGCTAAGCTAAGGCCTTtgtctctttttctcttcttctttgtttCCCCTACTCAGAGTCAGTCAGTCAGACAGACAGCACATTAACTGATACGAGATGAGTTGAGTGACCTACTACTACCAAACCAAACTTCACTTTGGTTGGGATCTCCGCTTCATTGTGTGTCGGGCCCACCGATCCAACGCCCCATATCACTCCATCTTCttttttaggtaaaatatattaATAGTAATTTAATTATCAGTGAATTTCCATTTTgggaaaagttacaaaataaatttttaattatttagttttattattttatttaattatcttaaATTATTGCGTGTTGTTATTTTTACACTAGTCAAATGGTgataaaaagataattaaataattttgtgatattttataattttttataattaggtgacaaaaatattaatgtatctttttttagaaaaacgtGTAGGTTGCacaatgaaatatttaaattttttttatgtaactAGTATCAACTTGGATAGTTGATAAAAATAGAACATTGATAATCTATTATTTAGCTGTGTTATGATCTATTTTGACACATTAGAGAAGTTGATTTGCGATTAAACTCAAAACTTTTTATAAGGAATTGCACTCCTTTACAAAAATAATCATATCTCATGTTACAACTCTAGAAATTAAGTGATTTAAAAACCATTCTGAATAGTAATTGAAAATCCATTATTTGGGCACAAGAATCATCAAAACATATGATTAGAAGTTCTCGAAAAGTCAATACAAATTTGCCTTTATTGCTTTACAAAATCGATCATATGTCAAACTACATCCTCAAAATTAGGTGATTTAAAAAGCATTATGTTTTAGAAACAAGAATCACCAAAAAGCtagtctaagaatataaaaaaacAGTCAAAGTTGACCCTAAAAACCTAGAGATTGGTTTCAGGTTCTCATGAAACATAAATACATACTACATAATCTCAAAGTTTGACAGTTTGTATGAATTCATTTTTGGGCCAAACAATTTGTAGTATGtatttatgttttggttaaaatatgttcatTCCTTATACTTTTTGTATATTTGATCGTAACTTTCCAAATGATAGTCACAAATAACATTCACATCATAAAAGTAATATATCGAAAATTCATCGCAGTTGCTCTTCTAAAAAAATAATCGACTGACCATAAAATGTGCTCTATTCCCACAAGTGAGAATTGAACTCCAACCATATAATTAAAGGATGAGGTAAGTAATCACCACACCATATCTCATGGTTAGACTTAAACAATACCACAACTTCTCTACCAGCCATCGAACTCAACTCCCAAATGATACCATCATTTTAtgagaaataaatattttctttttcctttttaatctttttaaaatatatgaatataagaATATCTACTATAcgagaaatgagaaaaaaaaaagagagggtaaAAGCAATTtcttaatatcaaaatttaaaaacccaaacagTGTATTACCAAGATTTTATTCTCCACTCAGTTAAGTAACAGAAAAATGATAACATACATGAATATCtgtattattatataataaaatattctaaCCCTTGACGAGGGTAAAGGAGGTAAGCTTCCTGAATTTCAACCACGCCTTCTCCCAAACCACAGCCTCGCATGAGTTATCAGCTGTTCCATCCTTTGCCTGCAGAACCAGCTTGTAATTGATCCCGGAGATCACCTGAGTCTCGCCTTTCACTACCTCTTCCAACTTCAAACTCCCCTTTAACTGCGTGTTATGCTCGTCGACGGCAAATTCTGTGATCTCTGTCATGTGCGGATCCTTGATGTTCTTGATCGACGTCCATCCTTCGATGAGAGCATCCTTTCTGGCGTCGGAGAGAATGAGGGGAAGGAAAAGGTAGGACAAGGAGAGGATCAAGAAGCAGGAATTTAGCTGTATTTTGAGTCTGCTTTTTCTATTCTTGGTTGGTTTTGGTTGTTggttatagatttgatgaatgacattatttataaataaattataatatctGTAAATGGTATGTTACTTGGCACACTGgaagttatttttttttgtagttgCTATTCATGGGTTTTAATTTATGAGGATTGCCCAttgaaatttattgaaattacagTGGAGCCCAAAACAAGGATTATGAAAGTGGAGCCGTTTGAATATTATCTAATCAGAGGGTGGAGACCAACCGCGATATAGTGTTGCAATGTTTCAGTAATTGCATTTTGTATGAATTTATTTTTGGGCCAACAGTTTGTAGTATGTATTTATGTTTGGGTTAATTATACtcaagtccttgtactttttgtATGTTTTAGTTAAATTAGAACATATTATAAGGTTGAATGTAAGAGGAAAGAAACCATAATTCAAGATTAAATTATAAGGTTCAATgttatagaaaaaaaatcagaattaaaactaattaatatattttagtatatataaaatatatatatatattaggttgAACACATTGACCGGTAccattcttctcttttttttcgcTTTATGGTTATTTGCCCATACACATATAATTGTATATGTACATATCTAATAATTTAAACCTTCACATGATTAGGTTACATGGCTGAAGCAAAAGAAATTGTGATAAATGATGGGTTTGGTGCAAAGAATAAACTCATATGCCCATTGAAtaacaataatgataataatgttttaaaaggtAAAGAAGAAAGTTTGATGTGGCATGGAATCTTTTATCAACAAGGGGTGGAGATTCTTGTCCTAAAGCTAAACTTGTCAGGCATGCCAAGCCATGCTTAATTAGAATAAGTTCCTACTATTAATACATTagagatataattttttttttaaaaaaggtaagcaaaggagaagagaaaattcaTAACCATTAAAAAATGGGCATTGTAAATTATGAAACTTGCAAGCACTATACGTGGGTCGGTGGGGTGGGAAATGGGGGATCCATAATTGGtggtttgtttgtttatttatttatggacGTTGTGGGAGTGGGGCACCCATTATTATTATCTCACCTATTATTTTAACAAGGGGCCCTATTTATATGACCAGACAACATTGGCGGCTAAACCTAATTGCAGGCTATGTGATTGTTACCCCATTTTTGTTGCTTTGCATCATTGAGTcatgtttatttgtttgttttcacCTGACCATTTGTAATTAAATGTCACTGATACATCGGAgcatatagatttttttttaatgaaattaacggTAGGGAAGAACTTCTCACATAACAGATATACGTATATGAAAGTCAAAGATAGAAGTGCATATCAACAACTTTTGGTAAGTTTATATAAACATCCGTTATTCTTGAGTGGGATTACCAAGTACTAGTTTTGGCtggataattatttattaaaaactatggttaatatttaattttaaaaaatacaaataattttgtTTCCTTCAAAAAGTTTTATAACGAAGTTCTTAATTTAGCATTGTCTTAGTGACACGTTGAACTCAATCACCATTTGGTTGCTAAATCTATTAAGTCCAATCACTCTTAGTTACAAAGTTACTTTATTCCAAGCTCaaactctt
This window encodes:
- the LOC107939672 gene encoding inactive glucose-1-phosphate adenylyltransferase small subunit 2, chloroplastic isoform X2, producing MPQTSLMMTLQFSSSGTPVNVQAKHFLIPGLGRYDHKYSPKLPSKFPKASIFNSHQIPNPILHQPPVNQSVAAIVFGDGSESRLYPLTKRRSEGAIPIASNYRLIDAVVSNCINSNINKIYALTQFNSTSLNSHLSRAYSGASLGKEGFVEVIAAYQSPEDLGWFQGTADAIRRCLWVLEEYPVAEFLVLPGHHLYKMDYQKVIESHRNRKSDITIVASNGITKRDQDQGVGVLKINTENQVMQYSLKSNKEPVNYAVAETLTRCNDSSYSYIPSMGIYLINRATMVNLLNNHFPKAMDFGTEVIRGALSLGMKVEAYLFEGYWEDMRSIEAFYQANMECIKKLNTGYNFCDRDSPVYTIPRNLPPTVVNDAMITDSVIGDGCILNRCKIKSTVVGMRTKIRDGAIIEDSVIMGSDVYQIEDGRESSIKSTSVPIGIGENTEIRKAIVDKNARIGKNVKIINKDNVEEGDREANGYVISGRIMVVLRSAEIPDNSIL
- the LOC107939688 gene encoding biotin synthase, mitochondrial, which codes for MLSIRSLTTTKLVVRSCSYYYSSSTASAAAVEAERTIREGPRNDWTRQQIDSIYHSPLLDLLFHGAQVHRYAHNFREVQQCTLLSIKTGGCSEDCSYCPQSSRYHTGLKPQKLMTKDAVMQAAKQAKEAGSTRFCMGAAWRDTVRRKTNFNQILEYVKEIRDMGMEVCCTLGMLEKQQALELKKAGLTAYNHNLDTSKEYYPNIITTRTYDERLETLQHVREAGINVCSGDWGIIGLGEAVEDRVGLLHTLATLPTHPESVPINALVAVKGTPLQDQKPVEIWEMIRMIATARIVMPKSMVRLSAGRVRFSMPEQALCFLAGANSIFTGEKLLTTPNNDYDADQVMFKILGLIPKAPSFTEEEAENYDEAVSTSG
- the LOC107939672 gene encoding inactive glucose-1-phosphate adenylyltransferase small subunit 2, chloroplastic isoform X1, encoding MPQTSLMMTLQFSSSGTPVNVQAKHFLIPGLGRYDHKYSPKLPSKFPKASIFNSHQIPNPILHQPPVNQSVAAIVFGDGSESRLYPLTKRRSEGAIPIASNYRLIDAVVSNCINSNINKIYALTQFNSTSLNSHLSRAYSGASLGKEGFVEVIAAYQSPEDLGWFQGTADAIRRCLWVLEEYPVAEFLVLPGHHLYKMDYQKVIESHRNRKSDITIVASNGITKRDQDQGVGVLKINTENQVMQYSLKSNKEPVNYAVAETLTRCNDSSYSYIPSMGIYLINRATMVNLLNNHFPKAMDFGTEVIRGALSLGMKVEAYLFEGYWEDMRSIEAFYQANMECIKKLNTGYNSFCDRDSPVYTIPRNLPPTVVNDAMITDSVIGDGCILNRCKIKSTVVGMRTKIRDGAIIEDSVIMGSDVYQIEDGRESSIKSTSVPIGIGENTEIRKAIVDKNARIGKNVKIINKDNVEEGDREANGYVISGRIMVVLRSAEIPDNSIL